TGTAAGTAATAGTAAGCCGTATAGCCAGGCAAAATCTTATAAGGAATCAATAAGAAAGTGGGCGGAAAAACATGTGTAAGAAGTATGATGTAGCGATTGTTGGCGGAGGTGTAATTGGTAGTTCAGTTGCACATTTTCTAGCTGAAAGAGGATATAAAGTAGCGATTGTAGAGAAACAAAGAATTGCATCTGAAGCTTCGAAAGCTGCTGCTGGTTTACTTGGTGTTCAGGCGGAATGGGATGAGTATGATCCGCTGTTCGAGCTTGCTAGAGAAAGCCGTGCTATATTTCCACAACTTGCAGAAGTTTTACGTGAAAAAACGGGTATTGATATTGGATATGAAGAAAAAGGGATTTATCGCATTGCTCAAAATGAAAGTGAGAAAGAACGAATACTTCACATTATGAATTGGCAACAAAAAACAGGTGAAAATTCGTACTTTTTGACGGGAGATCGTCTGCGTGAAAAAGAGCCGTTTCTATCTGATTCAATTATTGGGGCCGTGTATTATCCGAAAGATGGTCATGTCATTGCACCAGAGCTTACGAAAGCATTCGCACATTCTGCGACTATCTCTGGAGCTGATATATATGAAGAAACAGAAGTATTTGATATTCGAATTGAAAACGATAAAGTGACTGGAATTGTTACAAGCGAAGGTGTAATCACATGCGAAAAAGCCGTTATCGCTGGTGGTTCGTGGAGCACAAAGTTACTGCGTCATTTTCACCGTGATTGGGGTACATACCCGGTGAAGGGAGAAGTTGTTGCGGTTAGAAGTTGGAAACCGTTATTGAAAGCTCCTATTTTCCAAGAAAGGTTTTATATCGCACCAAAGCGCGGTGGACGTTACGTAATTGGAGCAACGATGAAGCCTCATACGTTCAATAAAACTGTGCAACCAGAAAGTATTACTTCTATATTAGAGCGTGCTTATACAATATTGCCTGCTTTAAAAGAAGCAGAGTGGGAAAGCACATGGGCAGGATTAAGACCACAATCGAATCATGAAGCTCCTTATATGGGAGAGCATGAAGAAATAAAAGGTTTATATGCTTGTACGGGCCATTATCGAAACGGCATTTTATTAAGTCCTGTTACTGGTCAGTATATGGCTGATTTAATAGACGGGAAGCAAGAAAATCATTTGCTAGATTCATTGCTTTCTAAATCGGTTTAAAAAGGGGATGGAAGTTTGAATTTAAAAATTAATGGTAAACAAATTGAAATACCAGCGAGTGTGAAAACAGTAGCTGAGTTACTTACACATTTAGGGTTAGATAAAAAGATTGTAGTAGTAGAACGTAATAAAGATATTTTGCAAAAAGATGATCATCAAGATACATCTGTTTTTGATGGAGACCAAATTGAGATTGTAACTTTCGTAGGAGGCGGTTGATTATGTTAAACGTTGGACCATTTTCATTTCATTCTAGACTTTTATTAGGAACAGGAAAGTTCTCTGATTTTGATGTGCAGCAGAAAGCCATTGAAGTATCTGAAGCTGAAATTTTAACATTTGCAGTACGCCGTATGGATATATTTGATGCAGACCAACCGAATTTATTAGAAAAACTTGATGTAAAAAAATATACGTTATTACCGAATACAGCAGGAGCAAAAAATGCTGAAGAAGCTGTTCGTATTGCGAAGTTAGCCAAAGCTTCGGGGCTTTGTGACATGGTAAAAGTAGAAGTAATTGGTGATGATAGAACGTTATTACCTGATCCGGTAGAAACATTAAAAGCATCTGAAATGTTACTGGAAGAAGGGTTTATCGTTCTTCCATACACATCTGATGATGTTGTATTAGCACGTAAATTACAAGAGCTTGGTGTACACGCCATTATGCCAGGAGCATCACCAATTGGTTCAGGACTTGGAATTGTAAATCCGTTAAATTTAAGTTTTATTATTGAACAAGCAACAGTACCAGTTATCGTTGATGCTGGTATTGGTAGCCCAGCTGATGCAGCATTTGCAATGGAATTAGGAGCAGATGGTGTGTTATTAAATACAGCTGTATCTGGAGCAAAAGATCCTATTAAAATGGCACAGGCAATGAAATTAGGTATTGAAGCAGGTCGCTTAGGCTTTGAAGCGGGGCGTATTGCACGTAAACGTTGTGCAACAGCAAGTAGTCCTTTAGAAGGAATGAGCGTAGTTGAATAATCGATATTCTCGCCAAGAGCTATTCTCTCCAATCGGAGAGACAGGACAACGAAAGATAGGGGAAAAACACGTCCTAATTATTGGGGCAGGTGCACTTGGTAGTGCCAATGCGGAAATGCTTGTCAGAGCTGGAGTTGGCCACGTAACAATTGTTGATCGTGATTATGTCGATTGGAGTAATTTGCAAAGGCAGCAATTGTACGCTGAGGAGGATGTTGAGAGTAATCTTCCTAAGGCTGTAGCAGCTAAAAGGCGTTTGCAGGCGATTAATAGAAAAGTAATGATAGAGGCTCTCGTTCAAGATGTCACAGCTGAGGAGTTAGAAGAGCTCGTTATAAATGTGGATGTAATCGTTGATGCGACTGATAATTTTGAAACACGTTTCATTGTTAATGATATATCGCAAAAGCATTCTATTCCATGGGTTTATGGAGCTTGTGTAGGAAGTTACGGTCTTTCCTACACCATTCTTCCAGGGAAAACGCCGTGTTTATCTTGTTTACTACAATCAATCCCGCTTGGCGGGGCGACGTGTGATACAGCGGGGATTATATCGCCTGCTGTATCTCTTGTCGTTTCTCATCAAGTAACAGAAACGCTTAAACTTTTAGTAGAAGATTGTGAATCACTTCGAGATGGACTTGTGTCGTTTGATGTGTGGAAAAATGAATATTCATGCATGAATGTGCGAAAACTTCGCAAGCATAATTGTCCATCGTGTGGTGAGAATGCATTATATCCATATTTAAGTAAAGAAAATACATCGAAAACAGCAGTTTTATGTGGAAGAAATACAGTTCAAATTAGACCACCTCATAAAGAGGAACTTAATTTTGAACGATATAAAGAGATATTACATGATCGTGTTATAGATTTGAATGTAAATCCATATTTACTATCGTTTTCCGTTGAAGGAAAGAGATTAGTTGTCTTTAAAGATGGACGTGTACTCGTGCATGGAACAAAAGATGTAAGTGAAGCAAAAACGATTTATCATCGCTATTTTGGATAGAAAAGGATGAGTGAGATGAAAGTAAATAAAGCTTTAACAATTGCTGGATCAGATAGCGGAGGCGGTGCAGGAATTCAAGCAGATTTAAAAACATTTCAAGAGCTTGGTGTGTATGGCATGACCGCTATTACAGCAATTACTGCTCAAAATACGCTAGGTGTTCAAGGTGTCTATCCTGTTTCTCTTGAAGGAATTACGGAACAATTGAATTCAATTGGTGAAGATTTAACACCAGACGCTGTTAAGTTAGGTATGTTATTTAGTAGCGAAATTATTAAAATTGTTGCAGAACATATTAAGAAATTTGGCTGGAATAATATTGTACTAGATCCTGTTATGATTGCTAAAGGCGGTGCGTCGTTATTACAACAAGAAGCAGTGCAAGCATTAAAAGAATATTTATTGCCGCTTGCAACTGTTGTAACGCCGAATGTTCCTGAAGCAGAAGTGTTAACGGGGATGGAGATTCAAAATATAGAAGATAGTAAGGAAGCTGCGAAAGTATTGCATGAATTAGGGGCTAAATATGTTCTTATGAAAGGCGGGCATGCGGAATATCAAGGTAATGAAGTAATCGATTTACTCTTTGATGGTGAGCAGTTTATCGAATTTAGAAGTGAACGAATTGCTTCTAAACAAACGCATGGAAGTGGCTGTACATTCGCGTCGGCGGTTACGGCAGGACTTGCCAAAGGATATCCAATTCAAGAGGCAGTCCAAGAAGCAAAAAGATTTATTAGTATAGCGATTGAAGAGCCGTTAAATATTGGGAGTGGTCATGGGCCAACGAATCACTTTGCATATAAGTTGAATAAATACGCATAAAGAAAGAAAAAGCCAGTTTTGTAACGGGCTTTTTTTATTGTTTACTTTTTCCAAATTCAGGAGTATTATATCAGCCAGAATCTGTTTTTTATTTCTGTATTGTGCAGGATAAAAGATTATTTTGTAAAACGCTGAGTCCGATTTTATGGAGCGGAGGAACCAAATTGTGCATTGTCACTAGGGGTGAATCTTTCAAATTTGAAAGTAGGGCTACTCTCAAAGTCCGAATCCGACAGCTAACTTCGTAAGCGTCTTGGGAGAGGACGGTGCCATGATGGATACATCACTTCATCGGTCTGATTAGTATAGGGGAATATCAATCTACGTTTGAATTCTTTTATGCTAAGGAGGATGAGGTACATGGAATTAACGCTTATTTGTGTCGGAGAAGAAAAAAAGGTAAATAGTTTAAGAGAGCTAGTAGCATTTCAGCATGAGTTAATTATTTTTACAGCAAATGAAGAGATAGCAGCTGAAGTCAGGACCTTTGGATTTGAGTCGGCTTATAGCTGTAATAAGGAGCAGGATTTTACTCGTATTTGCGATCGTATTAAGAAAGTGATTTTACTAGGAGATGAGCTTCCAATAGTTAGTTTCTTCACAGAACGTATTCGTTTTTCTTTTCAAGCACCTATTACTGTTGTTACAAGGAATAAACGATATCCGGCCAGGCTCTATGAAACAATTGGAGCTAAATTTGTAGTGTTTACGAACTGTGATAATATTTCTTTTTTATTCTTTGAATAGGGCAGGGGAAGCGAAGATGAAGGTGTTATTACTTGGAGATATAGCGAATCGTTGGGCGGTATCGGTAGAGCGAGTTCAAGAATTGGTGGCGCTCGATCCCATTTTTCCAAATCCGTATATAATATTGCCATCAAAAGATGCTTTATATTTAGAAATGGATATTATTGAATATGAGCAGCTACATGCAGAATTGACACAAGTTTATATTCGAGGGAGAAATTTACGTGCATTTTTACGTAGAGAATAAATTTTGAATGAAAGAAAGAGCGAATGTTAAGTGCGACTAAGGTCGGCACTTATATGCATTCGCTCTTTTTCTTTCATATTTAAAAGATGATTTCTATGAAAAAGAAAGAAATGATAAGAAAACAGATGAAAGAATATGAATAATAACAAATGTAAGCGTTTAAATGATAAAATATTTTCTTATTTTAAGTAATTTCCCTCTTTACAAGTTAAATATAGAGGAGTATATTTACTCTCATAAATCATTCATAAAATTTCCAAAAAAAACCTGATATCGCTGAGTCCAGAAATGGAGCGGGGGAACCAATTTTGTGCATCGTCACTTGGGGTGAATCTTTCAAATTTGAAAGTAGGGCTACTCTTTAAGCCCGAATCCGACAGCTAACCTCGTAAGCGTTTGGAGAGGAGGTTTACTTTTTGTTGTTCATTTTTGAACACTGAGTAGAGCCTCAGTGTTCTTTTTTTGATAAGTTAATGGTAAATTTTTACATTTAGAAAGAGGGATAGTTATGCTAGATGTTGTGATAATCGGAATTTTTGTTGTATTAGTAGCATCGATGGCAAGTCTTGCAAGTTGGTCAGATAAAGTTGTGAAAGAAGGGAAGCAATCATGATGATTGCCTTATCGGTTATTGTTGCAGCAATTACGGTGTACTTAGTTTATGCATTATTAAATCCAGAGAAGTTTTAATTAGGGGGAATCATTCATTATGATTTGGGTTGCAGTTGTCATTACAATGCTATTGTTTATTATTGTGGCAAAGCCAACGGGGATTTATTTAGAGAAAGCCTTTCAAGGGAGCAAGACGTTAGATAAAGTATTTGGGCCTTTTGAAAAACTTATTTTTAAAATTACGGGTGTAAAAGCATACAATCAAACGTGGAAACAGTACGCATTATCATTAGTTTTACTCAATGGATTTATGATTGTGGTTGTATATTTTATTTTCAGGTTACAAGGTGTATTGCCATTAAATCCAGCGCATATTGAAGGGATGGAGCCTACGCTTGCTTTTAATACAGCGATTAGTTTTATGGCTGATACAAACTTACAGCATTACAGCGGTGAAAATGGTTTATCTTATTTATCACAATTAATCGGAATTACATTTTTAATGTTTGCAGCACCAGCAACGACTTTAGCACTTGTTATGGCTTTTATAAGAGGACTCGCTGGGAAGGAACTTGGTAACTTTTTCGTTGATTTTACTAGAGCGTTAACGAGAGTTTTTCTTCCTATCGCATTTGTTGCAGCGTTAATCTTTGTCGCACTTGGTGTACCACAAACGTTAGACGGAGCGGTTACAGCACAAACAATTGATGGTGTAAAACAAAGTATTTTACGCGGGCCTGTTGCATCATTCGTTTCGATTAAGGAGCTTGGGAATAACGGCGGTGGTTTCTTTGGAGCAAACTCAGCGCATCCCTTCGAAAATCCAGGGCAAGTCAGTAATATTTTGCAAATGATGCTTATGATGTTATTGCCAACAGCACTACCATTTACTTACGGACGAATGGTTGGAAATAAAAAGCAAGGACGTATTCTTTTCGTTTCACTGTTCATGGTATTTTTACTCGGATTTATAACAATTACTACATCTGAATTACATGGCAATCCAGTGTTAAACCAAATGGGGATAGAACATGTACAAGGAAGTACAGAAGGGAAAGAAGTACGATTTGGAACAGTATTTTCTTCACTATATGCAACAGTAACGACAGCTGCTGAAACAGGAGCGGTTGATACGATGCATGATACGTTAACACCGATTGGCGGGCTAGTCCCACTCGTAAATATGATGCTAAATACAGTATTTGGCGGTGTTGGAGCAGGTTTTGTCAACATTATCATGTATGCAATTATTGCAGTCTTTATATCTGGGTTAATGGTTGGGCGGACACCAGAGTTTTTAGGCAAGAAAATTGAAGGTAAGGAAATGAAATTAATTGCAGTAACGATATTATTTCATCCATTGCTTATTTTAGGATTTTCAGCATTAGCTCTTTCAACACATTTAGGAACGGATGCAATTTCTCATTCAGGTTTCCACGGTTTAACGCAAGTTGTATATGAATATACATCGTCTGCTGCAAATAACGGATCTGGATTTGAAGGTTTAGCAGATAATACACCGTTTTGGAATATTACGACTGGTTTAGTTATGTTTTTAGGGCGTTATTTCAGCTTAATTACGATGTTAGCTGTGGCAGCTTCATTGAAAGAGAAGACGGTAGTACCAGAAACAGTCGGAACATTCCGTACAGATAATAGTTTATTTGGTGGTATCTTCATCGGAACAATCGTAATTGTTGGTGCATTAACATTCTTCCCGATGTTAGTATTAGGCCCAATTGCAGAATTTCTTACATTGAAGTAATGGAGGGTAAATGATGAGACCGGTAGTGGTAAAAGAAAAACGAGTAAATCAGTCACAAATACATGCTGTAGAAGATGAGGTTAGACAAGCGAAAACGATGGACCGTGATATTGTTACACATGCGATGAAACAATCTTTTGCGAAATTGAATCCGAAAGTAATGATAAAAAATCCTATTATGTTCGTTGTGGAAATTGGATTTATAATTACGTTAATTTTATCCTTTCTTCCGAATAATGTTAGTAGTGTACCAGGATGGTTTAATATAATAGTTTCTCTCATTCTATTATTTACAGTTTTATTTGCTAACTTTGCAGAAGCGTTAGCAGAAGGGCGTGGTAAAGCACAGGCCGATTCTTTAAAACAATCGAAGAGAGATGTGTTTGCAAATATTGTGAAAGACAATGGAGACATTGTTCAAGTTTCAGCAACTGAGCTGAGAAAAGGTGACATTGTCATTGTAAAACAAGGGGAAATGATTCCAAGCGATGGTGAAGTGATTAAAGGGTTAGCATCGGTAGACGAATCTGCAATTACGGGGGAATCAGCTCCTGTTATAAAAGAAGCGGGTGGCGATTTTTGTTCTGTAACAGGCGGTACGATGGTCGTAAGTGATGAGATTACAATTATGATTACAAGTAATCCTGGTGAATCATTTATCGATAAAATGATTTCTTTAGTAGAAGGAGCTGCTCGTCAAAAAACGCCGAATGAGATCGCTTTAAATACAGTATTAACGAGTTTAACTCTTATCTTCTTAATCGTTGTTGTTACACTTCCGATTTTTACAAATTATTTAGGATTTCAAATTGATACAGCTGTACTTGTTGCGTTGTTAGTTTGTTTAATTCCAACGACGATTGGTGGTTTATTATCAGCGATTGGTATTGCTGGGATGGACCGCGTAACAAAGTTTAATGTATTAGCGATGTCAGGTAAAGCAGTAGAAGCTGCAGGAGATATTAATACAATCATTTTAGATAAAACAGGTACAATTACGTTCGGGAATCGTATGGCACATACACTGCTTCCTGTAGGAAATGAAACGATTGAGCAAGTAGGGAAATGGGCTGCAATTAGCTCAGTTTTAGATGAAACACCAGAAGGTCGATCTGTTATAGAATATGTGCAAGCGAAATCTATATCATATAATAGAGAAATTGCAGAACAAGGTGAATTTGTTCCGTTTAAAGCAGAAACAAGAATGAGCGGTGTAGATTTATTGGATGGCACAAAAATAAGAAAAGGTGCAGTTGGTGCCGTTATTGAGTGGGTACAAGCGCAAGGTGGAACAATTCCGAAAGACGTGAATCAAAAAGCGGATTTAATCTCAAAAGAGGGCGGGACACCACTTGTAGTTGCAGTAGACAATCGTATATACGGATTGATCTATTTAAAGGATACAGTAAAACCTGGTATGCGTGAGCGTTTTGAACAGCTTCGTCATATGGGGATTAAAACGGTTATGTGTACAGGTGATAACCCATTAACAGCAGCAACAATTGCGAAAGAGGCAGGGGTAGATGAATTTGTTGCCGAGTGTAAACCAGAAGATAAAATTGCGGTTATTAAAGCAGAGCAAGATAAAGGGAAACTTGTAGCGATGACAGGTGATGGTACGAATGATGCCCCAGCGTTAGCACAGGCGGACGTTGGATTAGCGATGAATAGTGGTACGACAGCTGCGAAAGAAGCAGCGAATATGATTGATCTAGATTCGAATCCAACAAAAATCATTGAGGTTGTAGGAATTGGTAAGCAATTGTTAATGACACGTGGTGCGTTAACGACGTTTAGTATTGCAAATGATATAGCAAAATACTTTGCTATTATTCCAGCGATGTTTACACTTGCAATTCCGCAAATGGAAGCATTAAACATTATGAAATTAACATCGCCGCTTTCAGCGATTTTATCAGCATTAATATTTAATGCGATTATTATTCCACTGCTCATTCCGTTAGCGATGAAAGGTATCGCTTATAAGCCGATGAGTTCTAATGCACTACTTAGCAGAAACTTACTCATTTACGGGCTTGGCGGAGTTATCGTTCCTTTCATTGGAATTAAAGTAATTGATATGCTTGTCGGTTTGTTCATATAAGGAAGAGGGGAAAAAGATGGCTAAAAAACATAGTATAATTTCGCCAGTCATTCGTGTTACGTTTACGTTTTTAATCTTATGCGGGCTTTTATATCCATTACTTGTAACAGGTATTGCACAAGCGGTAATGAAGGATAATGCGGATGGAAGTCTTATATATAATGAAAAAAATGAAGTGGTTGGTTCTAAGTTAATCGGTCAAAATTTCAAAGATCCACGTTATTTTCATGGGCGTGTCTCTAGTATAGAATATAAAGCAGAAGCATCGGGATCCAATAACTATGCACCATCTAATCCAGATTTAACGAAACGAGTTGAGAAGAGTATCGTAGATTGGAATGAGCAAAATCCAAGTGTTCCAGTTACAGAAGTGCCGATAGATTTAGTTACGAATTCAGGTTCAGGGCTTGATCCTGACATTAGTCCGAAGGCAGCTTACGTACAGGTAGATCGCATCTCGAAATTAACGAATATTCCGAAAGAAAAGCTTGATCAATTGATTAAGGATCAAACAGAAGGCGCTGCACTCGGTTTATTTGGAGAAGATCGTGTAAATGTCCTAAAGTTAAATTTAGAACTACAGAAATTAATGAAATAGTAACAGTGCTACCTCAATCTAATGGATTGAGGTAGCGTTGTTTCAAAAGAAAGGTTGTGCTTGTCATGTATGCGGATGACTATAAACCGACGTTTCAAAGGCGAACGCCAGAAGAGTATTTAGAATACATTCGTCAGCAAAATCGAGGGAAATTAAAGTTATATGTAGGAGCGGCGCCAGGAGTTGGGAAAAGTTATAAAATGCTCTTTGATGCTAGAGAGATGCAGAAAGATGGTATTGATATTGTAATTGGTTTAATTGAAACGCATGGGAGAAAGGAAACAGAAGAAGCAATTGCTGATTTAGAAAAAGTGCCTTTAAAAGAAATACAGTATAAGGGAAAGGTATTTTATGAGCTTGATGTAGAAGGAATTATAAAGCGTGCGCCACAAGTTGTTGTAGTAGATGAACTAGCTCATAGTAATATACCAGGTTCTAAACATAAAAAGCGTTACATGGATGTGCAAGAATTGTTAGAGGCAGGCATATCGGTATTATCAGCATTTAATATTCAACATTTAGAAAGCGTTCACGACATTGTAGCCCAAATTACGAACGTCAAAGTACGAGAGCGTATTCCGGATTTTATTTTACAAAAAGCAAATGAGATTCAACTTGTTGATGCAACACCGGAAGTATTGCGGAAGAGATTAATAGATGGAAAGATATATAAGGAAGAAAAAATTCAACAAAGCTTACACAATTTCTTTACGATTAATAATTTAGGGGCACTAAGGGAGTTATCACTTCGTGAAGTTGCAGATGACATGGACGAGAAAATTAGCCAAACAGTAATAGAACCGATCGGTGTGAAAGAAAAAATTCTCGTTTGTGTACAATACAGTTCAACAGCAGAGAAATTAATACGCAGAGGGTGGCGTATGGCCGATCGATTAAATGCCGAATTATATGTATTAAATGTTGAAAGGGAAGATATAGAGTCCATTTCAGCAGGGAAAAAGCAAACAATTGATGAGTGGAAAGTGTTGACGAATCAATTTGATGCGAGCTTTGTATTAGAAGAAGCGAAAGGAAGAAAACCAGCAGATGTCATTATTGAAGTTGCCAAAAGACTACAAGTAACACAAATTTTACTCGGACAATCAGCGAGAACAAGGTGGGAAGAAATAAGAAAAGGTTCCATTGTAAATGAGATTATGAGGCAAACGAAGCATATTGATATTCATATTGTTGCTGATCAAAGAGCGTAAATAAGAGAGAATGCCCTAATATAGCAAAATAGCTATTTTCGGGCATTCTCTTTTTATTTAGCGTTCCGCACTTCTTCTTTACTTACATGATAAAAGCCTATCATTTTCATTGTACATAAAACTATAAGTAGGAACATAATTGCACCTATGAAGAAAATCCAAAAGTAATTTTGAGAAAATAAGAGAAGGCCACCTACAATTGGTCCTGTACCCATTCCAAGATAGCGAATAAAGTTGTAAATTCCGATAGCTGTTGCTCTTTCTTGTGCGAATTCTTCAGTTAATAAAGTTGTATGAGTTGGCATAGATAATCCCATACTAAGACCATATAAGGATGTCATAATAATTAAGATGGGGATGCTTATATGATATGTGAACGAGAATAAAATCACGCATATGATATTGAAAAAACTAGTAATTAGTAACGCCTGTTTTGTCGTGATTAATGTTTGCAAAAGCTTGTAACAATAACTTCCTAGCATAATAGAGAGGGACATCGGTACAAACATAAGACCGATTTCACTTGCATTTAGGTGAAATAAATTTGTTAATATGCTAGGTAAAAAAACGAGGAAACAGAAATAAATACAAAATTGTATAAAGCCAATGAGTGTAATAGAAAATCCAGTTTTATTTCTTAGAATACGCCAGTAATTCTTTGTTGCTTTAGGCTGCTGAATGACATTTGGTTTTGTTTCTGGAAGTAGTGAAATATTTGTGATTAATAAGATGATGCCAATTGTAGATAAAAAGAGAAAGGTAGATAAGTGACCGTTTATATTGCCGAGATAACCACCTAGGAGAGGACCTACCGCAGGGGCGAGAGCAAGTAACATTTGATAAAGACTCATTGCATCTCCCCGTTCTTTTCCTTCGAATAAATCGCCGATTATAGTTGCGGCAACTACAGGTATAGCTGCTATTCCTGCAGCTTGAACAGCTCTAAAAAATAGGAATACATAAATGTCTGCCGAAAAAGCGCAGCCGATTGAGCCAATCGTACTAATAATTAAACTAGGAATCAAAATAGATTTTCTTCCTTTTGTATCAATTAATGGTCCGTAAACAAGCTGCATAATTGCAAGAATGAATGTGAAAAGGGAAACTGTTAAATTTACAAGATAAAGAGAGGTATGAAAGGAATTTTGAATCATCGGTAAAATAGGTGTGTAAATATTTTGAGCGAAAGAACCGAGTAAGGCGCTAATGCAAATAACATATAAAATGAAGTTTAGTTTGGTATGTCTCATAATGTAACCTCCTTAATTTTAGTTTCCTTAGAAACTAAAATTATTTTAACATGATTTTCTCACTTGTAAAGATAAAAAAATGATTTTAAAATGGATATATAGTTAAATTGTTTCTATGGAAACTTATACACCTTAATGGAGGGGAACGGATTGGGACGTACAGTTAAACAAATAGAAATACTTTCGGATATTCGTACACTTTTTCATAAGAAAGAAGAGCATATGAAAGAGAATGATGAGAAGTTTCTTCGTGAGACAGGTGT
The DNA window shown above is from Bacillus clarus and carries:
- the thiG gene encoding thiazole synthase, with translation MLNVGPFSFHSRLLLGTGKFSDFDVQQKAIEVSEAEILTFAVRRMDIFDADQPNLLEKLDVKKYTLLPNTAGAKNAEEAVRIAKLAKASGLCDMVKVEVIGDDRTLLPDPVETLKASEMLLEEGFIVLPYTSDDVVLARKLQELGVHAIMPGASPIGSGLGIVNPLNLSFIIEQATVPVIVDAGIGSPADAAFAMELGADGVLLNTAVSGAKDPIKMAQAMKLGIEAGRLGFEAGRIARKRCATASSPLEGMSVVE
- the thiD gene encoding bifunctional hydroxymethylpyrimidine kinase/phosphomethylpyrimidine kinase; the encoded protein is MKVNKALTIAGSDSGGGAGIQADLKTFQELGVYGMTAITAITAQNTLGVQGVYPVSLEGITEQLNSIGEDLTPDAVKLGMLFSSEIIKIVAEHIKKFGWNNIVLDPVMIAKGGASLLQQEAVQALKEYLLPLATVVTPNVPEAEVLTGMEIQNIEDSKEAAKVLHELGAKYVLMKGGHAEYQGNEVIDLLFDGEQFIEFRSERIASKQTHGSGCTFASAVTAGLAKGYPIQEAVQEAKRFISIAIEEPLNIGSGHGPTNHFAYKLNKYA
- a CDS encoding SipW-dependent-type signal peptide-containing protein, whose amino-acid sequence is MLDVVIIGIFVVLVASMASLASWSDKVVKEGKQS
- the thiS gene encoding sulfur carrier protein ThiS, with amino-acid sequence MNLKINGKQIEIPASVKTVAELLTHLGLDKKIVVVERNKDILQKDDHQDTSVFDGDQIEIVTFVGGG
- the kdpF gene encoding K(+)-transporting ATPase subunit F — its product is MMIALSVIVAAITVYLVYALLNPEKF
- the kdpA gene encoding potassium-transporting ATPase subunit KdpA, translated to MIWVAVVITMLLFIIVAKPTGIYLEKAFQGSKTLDKVFGPFEKLIFKITGVKAYNQTWKQYALSLVLLNGFMIVVVYFIFRLQGVLPLNPAHIEGMEPTLAFNTAISFMADTNLQHYSGENGLSYLSQLIGITFLMFAAPATTLALVMAFIRGLAGKELGNFFVDFTRALTRVFLPIAFVAALIFVALGVPQTLDGAVTAQTIDGVKQSILRGPVASFVSIKELGNNGGGFFGANSAHPFENPGQVSNILQMMLMMLLPTALPFTYGRMVGNKKQGRILFVSLFMVFLLGFITITTSELHGNPVLNQMGIEHVQGSTEGKEVRFGTVFSSLYATVTTAAETGAVDTMHDTLTPIGGLVPLVNMMLNTVFGGVGAGFVNIIMYAIIAVFISGLMVGRTPEFLGKKIEGKEMKLIAVTILFHPLLILGFSALALSTHLGTDAISHSGFHGLTQVVYEYTSSAANNGSGFEGLADNTPFWNITTGLVMFLGRYFSLITMLAVAASLKEKTVVPETVGTFRTDNSLFGGIFIGTIVIVGALTFFPMLVLGPIAEFLTLK
- the kdpB gene encoding potassium-transporting ATPase subunit KdpB is translated as MRPVVVKEKRVNQSQIHAVEDEVRQAKTMDRDIVTHAMKQSFAKLNPKVMIKNPIMFVVEIGFIITLILSFLPNNVSSVPGWFNIIVSLILLFTVLFANFAEALAEGRGKAQADSLKQSKRDVFANIVKDNGDIVQVSATELRKGDIVIVKQGEMIPSDGEVIKGLASVDESAITGESAPVIKEAGGDFCSVTGGTMVVSDEITIMITSNPGESFIDKMISLVEGAARQKTPNEIALNTVLTSLTLIFLIVVVTLPIFTNYLGFQIDTAVLVALLVCLIPTTIGGLLSAIGIAGMDRVTKFNVLAMSGKAVEAAGDINTIILDKTGTITFGNRMAHTLLPVGNETIEQVGKWAAISSVLDETPEGRSVIEYVQAKSISYNREIAEQGEFVPFKAETRMSGVDLLDGTKIRKGAVGAVIEWVQAQGGTIPKDVNQKADLISKEGGTPLVVAVDNRIYGLIYLKDTVKPGMRERFEQLRHMGIKTVMCTGDNPLTAATIAKEAGVDEFVAECKPEDKIAVIKAEQDKGKLVAMTGDGTNDAPALAQADVGLAMNSGTTAAKEAANMIDLDSNPTKIIEVVGIGKQLLMTRGALTTFSIANDIAKYFAIIPAMFTLAIPQMEALNIMKLTSPLSAILSALIFNAIIIPLLIPLAMKGIAYKPMSSNALLSRNLLIYGLGGVIVPFIGIKVIDMLVGLFI
- a CDS encoding thiazole biosynthesis adenylyltransferase ThiF, with translation MNNRYSRQELFSPIGETGQRKIGEKHVLIIGAGALGSANAEMLVRAGVGHVTIVDRDYVDWSNLQRQQLYAEEDVESNLPKAVAAKRRLQAINRKVMIEALVQDVTAEELEELVINVDVIVDATDNFETRFIVNDISQKHSIPWVYGACVGSYGLSYTILPGKTPCLSCLLQSIPLGGATCDTAGIISPAVSLVVSHQVTETLKLLVEDCESLRDGLVSFDVWKNEYSCMNVRKLRKHNCPSCGENALYPYLSKENTSKTAVLCGRNTVQIRPPHKEELNFERYKEILHDRVIDLNVNPYLLSFSVEGKRLVVFKDGRVLVHGTKDVSEAKTIYHRYFG
- the thiO gene encoding glycine oxidase ThiO — protein: MCKKYDVAIVGGGVIGSSVAHFLAERGYKVAIVEKQRIASEASKAAAGLLGVQAEWDEYDPLFELARESRAIFPQLAEVLREKTGIDIGYEEKGIYRIAQNESEKERILHIMNWQQKTGENSYFLTGDRLREKEPFLSDSIIGAVYYPKDGHVIAPELTKAFAHSATISGADIYEETEVFDIRIENDKVTGIVTSEGVITCEKAVIAGGSWSTKLLRHFHRDWGTYPVKGEVVAVRSWKPLLKAPIFQERFYIAPKRGGRYVIGATMKPHTFNKTVQPESITSILERAYTILPALKEAEWESTWAGLRPQSNHEAPYMGEHEEIKGLYACTGHYRNGILLSPVTGQYMADLIDGKQENHLLDSLLSKSV